A region from the Streptosporangium sp. NBC_01756 genome encodes:
- a CDS encoding LacI family DNA-binding transcriptional regulator codes for MSNPSGEPGKPATIRDVAAAAGVSIGTASKALNGRGRMRDETRTRVTAAAELLDFRPNTLAQGLLAGRTHTVGLVTGDSFGRFSIPIMLGAEDALGAGQISVFMCDTRDDPIREQHYVQRLLARRVEGIIVTGRRTEPRPSIGTSLPVPVVYAMTRSTEPTDISVIPDDFGGGVLATRHLLATGRTRIGHITGPERFQAARLRAAGLSEALGEAGAEPAGAPLFGDWSEEWGRQGADILLRARPELDAIFCGSDQIARGAAETLRERGLLIPNDVALVGFDNWEPMALGSRPPLTTVDMNLGEIGRVAAEHLLDAIAGSPPPGGVQTVPCELVLRESTRVALT; via the coding sequence GCTCAACGGCCGCGGCAGGATGCGCGACGAGACGAGGACCCGGGTGACCGCCGCCGCCGAACTACTCGATTTCCGCCCCAACACCCTTGCCCAGGGCCTGCTGGCCGGCCGTACCCACACCGTGGGCCTGGTGACCGGCGACAGCTTCGGCCGCTTCAGCATCCCGATCATGCTCGGCGCGGAGGACGCCCTGGGCGCCGGCCAGATCTCCGTCTTCATGTGCGACACGCGCGACGACCCGATCCGCGAGCAACACTACGTCCAGCGACTGCTGGCCCGCCGCGTCGAGGGGATCATCGTCACCGGCCGCCGCACCGAACCTCGCCCGAGCATCGGCACCAGCCTGCCGGTCCCCGTCGTATACGCCATGACCCGGTCGACCGAGCCGACCGACATCTCGGTCATCCCCGATGATTTCGGCGGCGGGGTGCTGGCCACGAGGCATCTCCTCGCCACCGGCCGCACCCGTATCGGCCACATCACCGGACCTGAGCGGTTCCAGGCGGCCAGGCTCCGCGCGGCAGGGCTGTCGGAGGCGCTCGGCGAGGCGGGCGCCGAGCCCGCCGGCGCGCCGCTGTTCGGGGACTGGTCGGAGGAGTGGGGGCGGCAGGGCGCCGACATCCTCCTCCGCGCCCGGCCCGAACTCGACGCGATCTTCTGCGGCAGCGACCAGATCGCCCGCGGCGCCGCCGAGACCCTGCGGGAGCGCGGCCTGCTCATCCCCAATGACGTCGCGCTGGTGGGTTTCGACAACTGGGAGCCGATGGCGCTGGGCAGCAGGCCGCCGCTGACGACCGTCGACATGAACCTGGGTGAGATCGGCCGGGTCGCGGCCGAGCACCTGCTGGACGCGATCGCCGGGTCTCCGCCGCCGGGCGGAGTGCAGACGGTCCCGTGCGAGCTGGTCCTGCGCGAGTCGACCAGGGTCGCCCTCACCTGA
- a CDS encoding Ig domain-containing protein yields the protein MKRTLLSLALLSSVLVGVPAAHAAPTVQVVDMFGRVVNGYGVKLVDWEGYLANPYVELTVRPPQDVPFPVTIDLKAEGTSRLMMDLPSQLTATGATKSLTFANASDQKTFKLAIHSKRGAGADEQHTLRLTTKAADNTTYQQTMPIRVQQDQKTSLEPTIPITFDYRYDTITGYFSGQPFKTAAEEAVKDWFRFFDLQPFDTVAAGTENNHLPGNDWQNTVSVTNNAAYNGMWVYFRGIQTPYSTGYPAANGKYHARNGQQLPGPIHRSTAMIFEYDEAGKQLFTSLADEDWYKTEIQGSVLDVHGLVMHEYGHAVAFHSDWAGMRNYVSTSGASDQDVIDYMGHPVPLDSSYHIPGTQESWDRLSGQSGGWTHLFPTRRWMLTKLALLVAENAGWKVNRNLTPFLKPSIVTTALPQVAAGQPYQQTLSAKGGVPFYDWRVTGGALPAGLSLDRFTGTISGTSTAAAGTYSATVELRDYDKLSTPVTRTFQITVGGTAPENLARSATPTGSYTSPWESVAALNDGIDPSSSNDTANPRWGTWPQTGTQWAELTWPSARTIRSADVYIFDDAMGVRAPASWKLQYWNGGAYADVPGASGYPIALNRYNRVSFTEVSTTRLRVVLTSGQDSVGLLEVKAYGS from the coding sequence ATGAAACGAACGCTCCTCTCGTTGGCCCTTCTCTCCTCCGTGCTGGTCGGCGTGCCGGCCGCGCATGCCGCTCCCACCGTCCAGGTCGTCGACATGTTCGGCAGGGTCGTCAACGGCTACGGCGTCAAGCTGGTGGACTGGGAGGGATACCTCGCCAACCCCTACGTCGAACTCACCGTCCGCCCCCCGCAGGACGTGCCGTTCCCGGTCACGATCGACCTCAAGGCTGAGGGCACCTCCCGGCTGATGATGGACCTGCCCAGCCAGCTCACCGCCACCGGCGCGACCAAGAGCCTGACGTTCGCCAACGCCTCCGATCAGAAGACCTTCAAACTGGCGATCCACTCCAAACGGGGTGCGGGCGCCGACGAACAGCACACTCTGCGGCTCACCACCAAGGCCGCGGACAACACGACCTACCAGCAGACCATGCCGATCCGGGTCCAGCAGGACCAGAAGACTTCGCTGGAACCGACGATCCCGATCACCTTCGACTACCGCTACGACACGATCACCGGTTACTTCTCCGGCCAGCCCTTCAAAACCGCGGCGGAGGAGGCGGTCAAGGATTGGTTCAGGTTCTTCGACCTCCAGCCCTTCGACACGGTGGCCGCCGGGACCGAGAACAACCACCTGCCGGGCAACGACTGGCAGAACACCGTCTCCGTCACGAACAACGCGGCCTACAACGGCATGTGGGTCTACTTCCGCGGTATCCAAACCCCCTACTCCACCGGCTATCCGGCCGCCAACGGCAAGTACCACGCCAGGAACGGGCAGCAGCTGCCCGGCCCGATCCACCGCTCAACCGCGATGATCTTCGAGTACGACGAGGCGGGCAAGCAGCTTTTCACCTCCCTGGCCGACGAGGACTGGTACAAGACCGAGATTCAGGGTTCGGTGCTCGACGTGCACGGCCTGGTCATGCACGAGTACGGCCACGCCGTCGCCTTCCACAGCGACTGGGCGGGGATGCGGAACTACGTCAGCACGTCAGGGGCGAGCGACCAGGACGTCATCGACTACATGGGGCACCCGGTCCCGCTGGACAGCAGCTACCACATTCCGGGTACGCAGGAGAGCTGGGACCGGCTCAGCGGGCAGAGCGGAGGCTGGACGCACCTGTTCCCGACGCGCCGCTGGATGCTGACCAAGCTCGCCCTGCTGGTCGCGGAGAACGCCGGCTGGAAGGTGAACCGCAACCTCACGCCGTTCCTCAAGCCCTCCATCGTCACCACCGCCCTGCCCCAGGTCGCCGCGGGCCAGCCGTACCAGCAGACGCTGTCCGCCAAGGGCGGCGTCCCGTTCTACGACTGGCGGGTCACCGGCGGCGCGCTGCCCGCCGGGCTCAGCCTCGACAGGTTCACCGGAACGATCAGCGGGACCAGCACGGCGGCCGCGGGCACGTACTCCGCCACCGTCGAGCTGCGCGACTACGACAAGCTCAGCACCCCGGTCACCAGGACCTTCCAGATCACCGTCGGCGGCACCGCGCCGGAGAACCTGGCGCGGAGCGCGACCCCGACGGGGTCCTACACCTCGCCGTGGGAGAGCGTCGCGGCACTGAACGACGGTATCGACCCGTCGTCCTCGAACGACACCGCCAACCCGCGCTGGGGCACCTGGCCGCAGACCGGCACCCAGTGGGCCGAGCTGACCTGGCCCTCGGCGCGGACGATCAGGTCGGCCGACGTCTACATCTTCGACGACGCCATGGGGGTGCGCGCCCCGGCCTCGTGGAAACTGCAGTACTGGAACGGCGGCGCCTACGCCGACGTGCCCGGTGCGAGCGGATACCCGATCGCGCTCAACCGGTACAACCGGGTGAGCTTCACCGAGGTGAGCACCACCCGGCTCCGCGTCGTGCTGACCAGTGGCCAAGACTCGGTGGGGCTGCTGGAGGTGAAGGCCTACGGTTCCTGA
- a CDS encoding LacI family DNA-binding transcriptional regulator, with protein sequence MSEQVAAVTIREVAAAAGVSIGTASKALNGRGKLREETRARVAAVAEELGFRPNTMAQGLLAGRTYTVGLVSCDSFGRFSIPVMLGAEDALGAGQISVFMCDTRDDPIRERHYVQRLLARRVEGIIVTGRRTEPRPSIGTSLPVPVVYAMTRSTDDSDFSVIPDDLGGGALVARHLLATGRSRIGHVTGPPRFEAARRRAEGMTSALAQAGLRSAGEALFGEWSEEWGRQGADILLRAHPEVDAIFCGSDQIARGVCETLRERGRRVPDDVALVGFDNWEPMALGCRPPLTTVDMNLGEIGRVAAEHLLGAISGAPRPSGVLTVPSSLVLRESSRGNPR encoded by the coding sequence TTGTCCGAACAGGTGGCAGCCGTCACGATCCGCGAGGTGGCCGCGGCCGCGGGCGTGTCGATCGGCACGGCTTCCAAAGCGCTCAACGGGCGCGGCAAGCTGCGCGAGGAGACACGGGCCCGGGTGGCGGCCGTGGCGGAGGAGCTCGGCTTCCGGCCCAACACGATGGCGCAGGGGCTGCTGGCCGGGCGCACATACACCGTGGGCCTGGTGTCCTGCGACAGCTTCGGCCGCTTCAGCATCCCGGTCATGCTCGGCGCGGAGGACGCCCTGGGCGCCGGCCAGATCTCCGTCTTCATGTGCGACACGCGCGACGACCCGATCCGCGAGCGGCACTACGTCCAGCGACTGCTGGCCCGCCGCGTCGAGGGCATCATCGTCACCGGCCGCCGCACCGAACCTCGCCCGAGCATCGGCACCAGCCTGCCGGTCCCCGTCGTATACGCCATGACCCGGTCGACCGATGACTCCGACTTCTCCGTCATCCCCGACGACCTCGGCGGCGGGGCGCTGGTCGCCCGGCATCTTCTGGCCACCGGACGCTCGCGCATCGGTCACGTGACGGGTCCACCGCGGTTCGAGGCGGCCCGGCGGCGGGCGGAGGGCATGACGAGTGCGCTGGCGCAGGCCGGGCTGCGGTCCGCGGGTGAGGCGCTGTTCGGCGAGTGGAGCGAGGAGTGGGGCCGCCAGGGCGCCGACATCCTGCTGCGGGCGCATCCCGAGGTCGATGCGATCTTCTGCGGCAGCGATCAGATCGCCCGCGGGGTCTGCGAGACCTTGAGGGAGCGCGGACGGCGCGTCCCCGACGACGTGGCGCTGGTGGGGTTCGACAACTGGGAGCCGATGGCGCTGGGCTGCAGGCCGCCGCTGACCACGGTCGACATGAATCTGGGGGAGATCGGGCGGGTCGCCGCCGAGCACCTGCTCGGCGCCATCAGTGGTGCTCCCCGGCCGAGCGGCGTGCTGACCGTGCCGAGCAGCCTCGTGCTGCGCGAATCCTCCCGAGGCAACCCCAGGTGA